Proteins co-encoded in one Bremerella sp. TYQ1 genomic window:
- a CDS encoding aminotransferase class I/II-fold pyridoxal phosphate-dependent enzyme: MSDSAQSNDDHQDPPFEVQFAQRVYRLPPYMFGRINALLYDKRVAGNDVIDMGMGNPSDPPADYVMEKMCEAVKDVRNHGYSKSNGIRNLRREVSAKYLKKYGVRLDPESEVMVCLGSKEGFSHMCLAMMGPGDTAIVPAPYFPVHTYAVALASGNVISLDVADSEKFLSNIAYTCEHLYPKPKLLIICYPHNPSTVTVEPEFFVDVVKIAKKYGLMVISDFAYADVAFDGYKPPSFLSAPGASDVGVEFTTMSKGYNMAGWRVGYCAGNREMIRGLGTIKGYYDYGMFQAIQIASIIALREGDAAVEAQSQIYQGRRDALVDGLNRLGWDVTPPRAGMFVWAKIPDEWQKRMSTMDFAMMLLEKGDVAVSPGSGFGPSGEGYLRLSLVENENRLRQAVRQIKGCLKEAESESVTA; this comes from the coding sequence ATGTCTGATTCCGCTCAATCCAACGACGACCACCAAGATCCTCCATTCGAGGTTCAGTTCGCTCAGCGCGTTTATCGTCTGCCCCCGTACATGTTCGGGCGGATCAACGCTTTGCTGTACGATAAGCGAGTCGCCGGGAATGACGTGATCGATATGGGGATGGGCAACCCGTCCGATCCGCCGGCCGATTACGTCATGGAAAAGATGTGTGAAGCGGTGAAGGATGTCCGCAACCATGGTTACAGCAAGTCCAATGGTATTCGTAATTTACGCCGTGAGGTTTCGGCCAAATACTTGAAAAAGTATGGCGTTCGGCTCGATCCTGAATCCGAAGTGATGGTTTGTCTGGGGTCGAAAGAAGGCTTTTCGCACATGTGCTTGGCCATGATGGGGCCTGGCGACACAGCGATCGTCCCAGCGCCTTACTTCCCAGTGCACACCTACGCAGTCGCATTGGCTTCTGGGAACGTGATTTCGCTGGACGTGGCGGACAGCGAAAAGTTCCTCTCGAACATCGCTTACACGTGCGAGCATCTCTATCCCAAGCCAAAACTGCTGATTATTTGCTATCCGCACAATCCCTCGACGGTAACCGTTGAGCCGGAATTCTTCGTGGATGTCGTAAAAATCGCGAAGAAGTATGGCCTGATGGTGATTAGCGACTTCGCTTACGCTGACGTTGCATTCGATGGCTACAAGCCGCCCAGCTTCCTTTCCGCTCCGGGGGCAAGCGACGTTGGGGTGGAATTCACCACGATGAGCAAGGGCTACAACATGGCCGGGTGGCGTGTTGGATATTGCGCAGGAAATCGTGAGATGATCCGTGGCCTGGGTACCATCAAGGGCTATTACGACTACGGCATGTTCCAAGCTATCCAGATCGCGTCGATTATCGCCCTTCGCGAGGGTGACGCGGCCGTTGAAGCACAGAGCCAAATCTACCAAGGCCGCCGAGATGCATTGGTCGACGGACTAAATCGCCTTGGCTGGGATGTGACTCCACCGCGTGCGGGAATGTTCGTATGGGCCAAAATCCCAGACGAATGGCAAAAACGGATGAGCACCATGGATTTTGCCATGATGTTGCTCGAAAAAGGGGACGTTGCGGTCAGCCCAGGAAGCGGCTTCGGCCCCAGCGGCGAAGGTTACCTGCGTTTGAGCCTGGTCGAGAACGAAAACCGACTTCGCCAAGCTGTTCGCCAGATCAAAGGCTGCCTCAAGGAAGCCGAATCAGAATCGGTTACCGCGTAA
- the carA gene encoding glutamine-hydrolyzing carbamoyl-phosphate synthase small subunit, whose product MTQPAKLALEDGSVFTGQAFGAIGEVTGEACFNTSMTGYQEILTDPSYRGQILTMTYPQIGNYGVNAEDMESAKIHMAGFIVREASRVVSNFRSEGSLDEFLKKNNVVGMSDIDTRALVRRLRTQGSMKAVLSSVDLDDASLVEKAKASAGLVGRNLVQEVLPEQQKMWEEDLSPWIKMGDKTRAEGSRKDQDLHVVALDYGMKWNIPRHLRDLGCKVTVLPGTASAEEVLSHDPDGIFLSNGPGDPEPLTGPVETIQGLLGKKPIFGICLGHQLLSLACGAKTFKLKFGHRGANQPVLDIGTDKVEITSQNHGFAVEEESLPDCLEITHRNLNDNTVAGVKHKELPAFSVQYHPEASAGPHDSEYLFNRFRNAMDENKGAAAV is encoded by the coding sequence ATGACGCAGCCTGCTAAACTCGCTCTGGAAGATGGTTCTGTTTTTACTGGCCAAGCGTTTGGAGCCATCGGCGAAGTTACCGGCGAGGCATGCTTCAACACTTCGATGACTGGCTATCAAGAGATCCTGACCGATCCAAGCTATCGTGGTCAGATCTTGACGATGACCTACCCTCAAATCGGCAACTACGGTGTAAATGCCGAAGACATGGAGAGCGCCAAGATCCATATGGCAGGCTTCATTGTCCGCGAAGCCAGCCGTGTGGTTAGCAATTTTCGCTCGGAAGGCTCCCTCGACGAGTTTCTCAAGAAGAACAACGTCGTCGGCATGTCCGACATCGATACACGTGCGCTGGTGCGACGTCTTCGTACCCAAGGCTCGATGAAAGCGGTCCTTTCCAGTGTTGATCTAGACGACGCATCGCTCGTCGAAAAAGCGAAGGCAAGTGCCGGACTTGTGGGCCGCAACTTAGTTCAGGAAGTGCTACCTGAGCAGCAAAAAATGTGGGAAGAAGATCTCAGCCCTTGGATCAAAATGGGCGACAAAACCCGTGCCGAGGGCAGCCGTAAGGACCAAGACCTGCACGTTGTAGCTTTAGACTACGGCATGAAATGGAACATCCCACGGCATCTTCGCGATTTGGGATGCAAGGTAACCGTTCTTCCTGGAACGGCTTCTGCCGAAGAAGTCCTGAGCCATGACCCCGATGGTATTTTTCTGTCGAACGGACCTGGCGATCCTGAACCGCTGACTGGTCCGGTTGAGACTATCCAAGGCCTGTTGGGCAAGAAGCCGATCTTCGGTATTTGCTTGGGGCATCAACTGCTATCGCTGGCGTGTGGCGCGAAAACATTTAAGCTGAAGTTTGGACATCGCGGTGCCAACCAGCCGGTTCTCGACATTGGAACCGACAAAGTTGAAATCACGTCCCAGAACCATGGCTTCGCGGTCGAGGAAGAAAGCCTTCCTGATTGCCTGGAAATCACGCATCGCAATCTCAACGACAATACGGTCGCTGGGGTAAAGCACAAAGAACTGCCAGCATTCAGCGTGCAGTATCATCCAGAAGCTTCGGCTGGCCCACACGATAGCGAATATCTGTTCAACCGCTTCCGTAATGCCATGGACGAAAACAAGGGAGCTGCGGCCGTCTAA
- the frr gene encoding ribosome recycling factor has protein sequence MNADQITDDATQRMEKAIDVLKNGLSGVRTGRATPGLVDSLRVEVYGSLQPIKQIASVSVPEPSQLLIRPYDTSAIKDIEKAIVASDLGMAPQSDGRVIRLNVPPLSTEVRKKLVSRIKELAEESRVSIRNIRRDANKAADTSEKDKTISEDIRDDIKDSVQELTKKYEDQVNELAKTKEKEVMED, from the coding sequence ATGAACGCGGATCAAATTACGGATGACGCTACGCAGCGTATGGAAAAAGCGATCGACGTCCTCAAGAACGGCCTTAGCGGCGTTCGTACTGGACGTGCAACGCCTGGTCTCGTCGACTCACTTCGAGTCGAAGTTTATGGATCGCTTCAGCCAATTAAGCAAATCGCTTCGGTCAGTGTTCCCGAACCAAGTCAACTGCTGATTCGCCCTTACGATACCAGTGCTATCAAGGATATCGAAAAGGCCATTGTTGCCAGCGATCTGGGGATGGCTCCCCAAAGTGACGGACGTGTTATTCGTTTAAACGTTCCGCCACTGTCCACGGAAGTTCGCAAGAAGCTCGTTTCGCGTATCAAAGAGCTCGCTGAAGAGTCTCGCGTTTCGATTCGCAACATTCGACGCGATGCCAACAAAGCCGCGGACACTTCCGAAAAAGATAAGACCATCAGCGAAGACATTCGCGATGACATCAAGGACAGCGTCCAAGAGTTGACCAAGAAGTACGAAGATCAGGTCAACGAGCTCGCGAAAACCAAAGAGAAGGAAGTGATGGAAGACTAG
- a CDS encoding peptidylprolyl isomerase: MTGKDATRRLPLGKSWVLAAVGFVVLIGGVVAWRQIAGGPQQAEAQAPVQRQAAPQRQAASGPLAAPAEEVAAPKRTSQKIQTVAVVNREPITRDALGEETLRRHGEDVLESLLNRHLISMACQQQGIQITEADIDNEINGIAKKFGLSVDRWLGLLQEERNVTPGQYRREIIWPTLALRKLAAGQLEVTDAEVQVEMEKNYGPKVKVRMISLNERGLAEELRAKAAAKPDSFADMAKDYSQDVNSAAARGLIPPVRKHVGNAEIEEMVFSMKPGEISPVLFVAGQYLIFKCEDHLPADQIPAQSLPGIRQRLSDLVRERKMRDSAGEIYEKLQASAQIVNVFNDPAKSSQMPGVAATLNGQPVSLQELKEECISRHGTEVLDGEINRKILQQELTRRRLSVSEADLEAEIIRAADSFGFLTKEGKPDMEAWLKQVTEEQGVSVELYVRDAVWPTVALKKLVDNKVQISEEDIQKGFSANYGERAQVLAIVLDSQRRAQEVWEMARRNPTEQFFGELARQYSIEPVSKNNDGQVPPIRQHGGQPTIENEAFRLQPGEISGIVATGNQYIILYSLGRTKPLINNVEDVRDELVKELHEKKLRLAMAEEFDRLRENAQIDNFLANTTQAGKAYEAAVRQQMEQRK, encoded by the coding sequence ATGACTGGCAAGGATGCTACTCGCCGACTTCCCCTGGGTAAGTCCTGGGTTTTGGCAGCCGTCGGATTTGTTGTTTTGATTGGTGGCGTCGTCGCATGGCGACAAATCGCCGGAGGTCCGCAACAAGCGGAAGCCCAAGCTCCTGTCCAACGACAGGCAGCCCCTCAGCGTCAAGCGGCCTCAGGTCCATTGGCAGCTCCTGCCGAAGAAGTGGCTGCCCCCAAGCGAACCTCCCAAAAAATCCAAACCGTTGCGGTTGTCAATCGCGAACCGATCACACGTGATGCACTTGGCGAAGAAACACTTCGACGCCATGGGGAAGACGTTCTCGAAAGCTTGCTTAACCGTCACCTGATCTCGATGGCTTGCCAACAGCAGGGTATTCAGATCACCGAAGCTGACATCGATAACGAAATCAACGGCATCGCCAAGAAGTTCGGTCTTTCGGTCGATCGCTGGTTGGGGCTTCTTCAAGAAGAACGCAACGTTACTCCCGGCCAATATCGTCGCGAAATCATCTGGCCAACGCTTGCCCTGCGAAAGCTGGCTGCCGGCCAACTGGAAGTGACCGACGCGGAAGTTCAAGTCGAAATGGAAAAGAACTACGGCCCAAAGGTCAAAGTTCGCATGATCTCGCTGAACGAACGTGGTCTGGCCGAAGAGCTTCGAGCCAAAGCCGCAGCGAAGCCAGATTCGTTTGCCGACATGGCCAAGGATTACTCGCAAGACGTCAATAGTGCAGCGGCACGTGGCTTGATCCCACCGGTTCGTAAGCACGTGGGCAACGCTGAAATTGAAGAGATGGTCTTCAGCATGAAGCCAGGAGAGATCTCTCCTGTTCTGTTCGTCGCCGGTCAGTACCTGATCTTCAAGTGCGAAGACCACCTGCCAGCCGATCAGATCCCAGCTCAAAGCCTGCCTGGCATTCGTCAGCGATTGTCTGATCTTGTTCGCGAACGCAAAATGCGTGACTCTGCCGGCGAAATCTACGAAAAGCTGCAGGCGAGCGCTCAAATCGTCAATGTGTTCAACGATCCGGCCAAGTCTTCCCAAATGCCTGGGGTTGCTGCCACGCTCAATGGCCAGCCAGTCAGTTTGCAAGAGCTGAAAGAAGAATGCATTAGCCGACATGGTACGGAAGTGCTTGATGGCGAAATCAATCGCAAGATCCTTCAGCAAGAGTTGACGCGTCGCCGTCTTTCCGTCAGCGAAGCCGACTTAGAGGCCGAAATCATTCGTGCCGCCGACTCGTTCGGCTTCCTTACCAAGGAAGGTAAGCCCGACATGGAAGCATGGCTGAAGCAAGTCACCGAAGAACAAGGTGTTTCCGTCGAGCTTTATGTTCGCGATGCTGTCTGGCCAACCGTTGCTTTAAAGAAACTGGTCGACAACAAAGTACAGATCAGCGAAGAAGACATCCAAAAGGGTTTCTCCGCGAACTATGGCGAACGAGCCCAAGTACTCGCCATCGTCCTCGACAGCCAACGACGTGCTCAAGAGGTTTGGGAAATGGCTCGCCGAAACCCGACGGAACAATTCTTCGGTGAACTGGCTCGCCAATACTCGATCGAACCTGTCTCGAAGAACAACGACGGTCAGGTACCTCCAATTCGTCAGCATGGCGGACAACCGACTATCGAGAACGAAGCATTCCGTTTACAGCCGGGCGAAATCTCCGGAATCGTCGCAACTGGCAATCAGTACATTATTCTGTACAGCCTCGGTCGCACCAAACCATTGATCAACAACGTGGAAGACGTCCGCGATGAATTGGTCAAGGAACTCCATGAAAAGAAACTGCGTTTGGCGATGGCCGAAGAATTCGACCGCCTTCGTGAAAACGCTCAGATCGACAACTTCCTCGCCAATACCACGCAAGCTGGTAAAGCGTACGAAGCAGCCGTTCGTCAGCAGATGGAACAACGAAAATAA
- a CDS encoding OsmC family protein has translation MENYSVKLSWERGEDDFLDKKYHRAHTWSFDGGATVAASSSPNVLPPPMSDPTGVDPEEAFVAAIASCHMLWFLAIAAKHRWIVDSYEDQPVGTMDKNDQGKTAVAVVTLRPKVVFVGEHQPTEYEVETLHHEAHGLCFIANSVKSEIRIEPRG, from the coding sequence GTGGAAAACTACTCAGTCAAACTGTCTTGGGAGCGAGGCGAAGACGATTTCCTGGATAAAAAGTATCATCGGGCGCACACATGGTCGTTTGATGGCGGTGCGACCGTTGCTGCTTCCTCGTCACCGAATGTCTTGCCACCGCCGATGTCAGATCCAACGGGTGTTGATCCTGAAGAAGCGTTTGTTGCTGCGATCGCGAGTTGCCACATGCTTTGGTTTTTGGCCATTGCTGCGAAGCACCGCTGGATAGTGGATAGTTACGAGGATCAGCCGGTAGGAACAATGGACAAAAACGATCAGGGAAAAACGGCCGTTGCCGTTGTAACGCTGCGACCGAAGGTCGTTTTCGTTGGAGAGCATCAGCCAACCGAGTATGAGGTAGAGACGCTGCATCATGAAGCGCACGGGCTTTGTTTTATTGCTAATTCCGTTAAATCGGAAATTCGAATCGAACCACGAGGCTAA
- a CDS encoding CPBP family intramembrane glutamic endopeptidase, giving the protein MYLDSKQQIDVFDDEDDYDYEDPVGPEMTARERAEGFIRTAVLFESALAFVAVGLGWLVGVAPWISTSWDTGTAAAIFASIGTGALATLPLLAAFMWLQYAEIDSLNELQEFMDRQIVPLFREATLLELGLISLAAGLGEEALFRGVIQTYLQQLMGADAGPAVPILLTSLLFGVVHYVSREYFIITAIMGAYLGIWFYYTGDIIVPIVIHTLYDWFALAYLKKMAPEMEAESDEA; this is encoded by the coding sequence ATGTATTTGGACTCTAAACAGCAGATCGACGTGTTTGACGACGAAGACGATTACGACTACGAAGACCCTGTTGGCCCTGAAATGACCGCGCGAGAGCGTGCCGAGGGGTTTATCCGTACCGCGGTACTGTTCGAGTCGGCTTTAGCGTTCGTGGCAGTCGGTTTAGGCTGGCTTGTCGGCGTTGCCCCGTGGATCAGTACAAGCTGGGATACCGGCACCGCGGCAGCCATATTCGCGTCGATTGGCACTGGAGCACTTGCTACTTTGCCGCTACTAGCGGCATTTATGTGGCTTCAGTACGCCGAAATCGATTCGCTGAACGAGCTGCAAGAGTTCATGGATCGCCAAATTGTCCCTCTTTTCCGCGAAGCAACTTTGCTGGAACTTGGCCTCATTAGCCTTGCCGCAGGTCTTGGGGAAGAAGCCTTGTTTCGTGGCGTCATCCAAACCTATTTGCAACAGTTGATGGGAGCCGATGCCGGTCCAGCCGTGCCGATCCTATTAACCAGCCTGCTGTTTGGCGTGGTGCATTACGTTTCGAGGGAATACTTCATCATCACTGCGATTATGGGGGCATATCTCGGGATTTGGTTCTATTACACCGGAGATATCATCGTTCCAATCGTCATTCACACGCTGTACGATTGGTTCGCACTGGCTTACCTCAAAAAGATGGCGCCCGAGATGGAAGCGGAATCGGACGAAGCGTAA